In Lytechinus variegatus isolate NC3 chromosome 12, Lvar_3.0, whole genome shotgun sequence, a single window of DNA contains:
- the LOC121425546 gene encoding uncharacterized protein LOC121425546 isoform X3, with protein MSHYVATGPRVLTITNKNEDLGFTIKGGSEQGTPVSVSRVERGSDAEKNGLAVGDEILEVNNINFEEIAISSAIRVLQGSNKLRMTVQHNPALVQHSQRRQSKEKTKWFDTYSRARGPPSGLNASTAGINRERKVVIQLDEKHRFIGFNIRGGSEYGLGIFVSKTDRGGMAEYHKIQVGDQILSVNGTSCENIPHAAAVDLIRGQKRLVLIIRSMASDNLNQSQNKASRSQSTTPSMISGISNQQQQKSPPFPNGPVPPIPKQNKDWLTRAPPHGGVQRLDARDMKTKQSPGENVPVIMSARQNVQGGPHLSNTTITDHLPSRPSSVQSQQSTQRTQPYPQSQPATHPTTQPPAPPQQHLRPSPPHHPQQVVSGRGGDSGGKEKRRGLGRSLSVKHPGERRLPVMEQQSPKHKPAKVKRNKTFRALFGLKPKVKGHEKEQREYDRSPEREISPPSPKKDIEEEILAESFDEDLARVDPIGQEAGAHDEDPGGGVMEKEGKRHRKGKNKMTGIIASFRKTRPEGIVKKRHNISLPPEEEQERPPPADRPGSATSWASRKDSLGESLSNSSHGSLGRQKGAFIAGAGTQIMHVHASQASQMPILSEAIKKTLNQDEAAAVHRHIKRYHTEGDVDALVTPLLAILDKPEKAVLLREVRGVIAPLDLAVFDSMVSRRELEARNYLNAKSGSVSPRLSFDRKLPSNQLDLNQPGTSNNNESDTEKQKRHQNELERLRKQRQEEVRQATLTATGRSADIDPSPYGQIGYPANQSRHGSFDTYSFGERRDQAPPSFSTFKGVAVGGSGRGSPASSISDGSLSKKTAKRVLINAAPQIIRTNSTGDDVSPRSEEGQGGQDQGDGVKDNVFEDRFGRGRNVHGSGWDPYETIPVSRLGDDFSESPKIQNNELAGRRQASQGSGATSRGEFDPPYAAIKINPLTDDAHDTTDANESGHDSSDSDYSIGKKNGMYRIMGSDADDNWDDRDSASPPKPNSKPHKLSPIPASPPTPRIIEPTPPSSPSEASQNLDALLQVGRDMISTPNRDGTSSNRSSGSSSDDPVYAQVMKGAAARTPANFLDVRDSVDSASESESSAKRVSFSEFNGSPKPPRKGILKNSFNRNERPTVPIRNPQLYLDDDDDDEPSPLKEIIRSRRGKSPIKPAARRIDGFPGREIFEFELSKSQSSLGLSLTGGKDYKNQPYVKVDRIYPGGAVADDGNLTSGCVLVGVDGISLLDVSHQQAMEIIRSAYNDKSKKTMQVEFMDAL; from the exons ATGAGTCATTATGTAGCAACCGGTCCCCGAGTTTTAACAATCACCAACAAGAATGAGGATTTAGGCTTCACAATCAAAGGAGGATCAGAGCAGGGTACCCCGGTCTCTGTAAGCAGGGTAGAGAGAGGGTCTGATGCTG AGAAAAATGGACTGGCAGTTGGTGATGAGATTTTAGAAGTGAACAACATTAATTTTGAGGAGATAGCCATCAGCAGTGCTATCCGTGTATTACAGGGATCCAATAAGCTCCGAATGACCGTTCAGCATAATCCTGCATTAGTACAACACTCTCAAAGAAGAcaatcaaaagagaaaacaaaatg GTTTGATACCTATTCTCGTGCAAGGGGCCCGCCATCAGGTCTGAACGCATCCACTGCTGGTATAAACCGAGAAAGGAAAGTAGTGATTCAGCTTGATGAGAAACACAGGTTTATTGGTTTCAACATACGAGGAGGAAGCGAGTATGGCCTGGGAATATTTGTATCCAA GACTGATAGGGGTGGTATGGCCGAGTATCACAAGATACAGGTAGGGGATCAGATCCTTTCAGTCAATGGGACTAGCTGTGAGAACATCCCTCATGCTGCGGCTGTTGATCTCATCAGGGGACAGAAGAGACTTGTCTTGATCATTCGTAGCATGGCATCAGACAACCTCAATCAAAGCCAAAACA AAGCAAGCAGGTCGCAAAGTACCACTCCTTCCATGATTTCTGGCATCTCCAATCAACAGCAGCAGAAATCACCCCCATTTCCTAATGGACCAGTCCCACCCATCCCTAAGCAGAACAAGGACTGGCTGACCAGAGCACCACCTCACGGGGGTGTGCAACGTCTTGATGCAAGGGACATGAAAACCAAGCAATCTCCAGGTGAAAATGTTCCAGTAATCATGTCAGCAAGACAAAATGTCCAG GGAGGCCCTCATCTCAGCAACACAACTATCACAGATCATCTCCCCAGCCGACCCTCGTCTGTCCAATCTCAGCAATCTACCCAGCGGACACAGCCATACCCCCAGTCACAACCCGCGACACACCCTACAACACAACCCCCAGCACCTCCACAGCAACATCTCAGACCATCGCCACCCCATCACCCCCAGCAGGTGGTATCAGGCAGGGGTGGGGACAGCGGGGGTAAGGAGAAGAGGCGTGGCCTTGGGAGATCTCTTAGTGTCAAACATCCTGGAG AGAGGAGACTTCCGGTGATGGAACAGCAAAGTCCCAAGCACAAACCGGCCAAGGTCAAACGAAACAAGACATTCCGTGCCCTGTTTGGCCTCAAgcccaaggtcaaaggtcacgaGAAGGAGCAACGTGAATACGACCGGAGCCCTGAGAGGGAGATCTCCCCTCCATCTCCCAAGAAGGATATTGAGGAGGAGATCCTGGCAGAGTCATTTGATGAGGATCTAGCCAGGGTGGATCCCATTGGGCAGGAGGCAGGAGCCCATGATGAGGATCCTGGAGGAGGGGTGATGGAGAAGGAGGGCAAGAGACATAGAAAAG GGAAAAATAAGATGACCGGTATCATCGCAAGTTTCCGCAAGACCAGACCGGAGGGTATTGTAAAGAAGCGTCACAACATCTCCTTACCTCCAGAGGAAGAACAAGAAAGGCCGCCCCCTGCTGACCGTCCTGGGTCAGCCACTAGTTGGGCATCTAGGAAAGATAGTTTAGGGGAATCACTCAGCAACA GCTCCCATGGCAGTCTTGGCAGGCAGAAGGGAGCTTTCATCGCTGGAGCAGGAACACAGATCATGCATGTCCATGCATCTCAGGCCAGTCAGATGCCTATACTCTCAGAAGCTATCAAGAAAACACTCAATCAAGATGAGGCTGCTGCTGTCCATAGACACATCAAAAGG TATCATACAGAGGGGGATGTTGATGCTCTTGTGACTCCACTCCTGGCGATCTTGGACAAACCTGAGAAGGCGGTTCTATTACGAGAAGTCAG AGGAGTGATAGCTCCCTTAGACCTGGCTGTCTTTGACTCTATGGTATCAAGAAGAGAGCTTGAAGCAAGGAATTATCTCAATGCCAAATCAG gGTCTGTTTCACCAAGACTATCATTTGACAGGAAGCTTCCCTCAAATCAGCTTGATTTAAACCAACCAG GTACCTCTAATAACAATGAAAGCGATACAGAAAAGCAGAAGAGGCATCAGAATGAATTGGAAAGACTGCGAAAGCAGAGACAGGAGGAGGTACGACAGGCAACACTAACGGCTACTGGGAGATCTGCAGACATTGACCCATCACCCTACGGACAGATTGGCTACCCTGCTAACCAGAGCCGCCACGGGAGCTTTGATACATATTCCTTTGGAGAGAGGAGGGACCAAGCCCCGCCTTCTTTCTCCACCTTCAAGGGTGTGGCAGTGGGTGGTTCTGGAAGGGGCAGTCCTGCAAGCAGCATCTCTGATGGTAGCCTTTCCAAGAAGACAGCTAAGAGAGTCCTCATCAATGCAGCTCCGCAGATCATCAGGACAAACTCCACTGGTGATGATGTCTCACCACGCAGTGAGGAGGGGCAAGGTGGACAGGACCAAGGAGATGGTGTCAAGGATAATGTCTTTGAAGATCGGTTTGGGAGAGGGAGAAATGTTCATGGGTCAGGATGGGACCCCTATGAAACGATACCTGTGAGCAGGCTGGGTGATGACTTCTCTGAATCGCCAAAGATTCAGAACAATGAACTTGCTGGTCGGAGGCAGGCGAGTCAAGGTTCTGGAGCGACGAGTAGGGGTGAGTTCGACCCTCCGTATGCAGCAATCAAGATTAACCCACTGACTGATGATGCTCATGACACCACCGATGCAAATGAGAGTGGTCATGATAGCTCAGATTCTGACTACAGCATTGGTAAGAAGAACGGGATGTACCGCATCATGGGCAGCGATGCAGATGATAACTGGGATGATCGGGATTCAGCAAGTCCACCAAAACCCAATTCCAAGCCACACAAGCTGAGCCCCATCCCTGCTTCTCCACCCACTCCCAGAATCATCGAACCCACTCCTCCTTCATCTCCATCCGAAGCCAGTCAGAACCTCGATGCTCTTCTGCAGGTCGGGCGAGACATGATCTCTACCCCCAACCGTGATGGGACCAGCTCCAATCGTTCCAGCGGTAGTAGCTCCGATGATCCTGTCTACGCTCAGGTCATGAAAGGAGCAGCAGCTAGGACTCCTGCTAACTTCCTGGATGTGAGGGACTCTGTGGATAGTGCTTCGGAGTCTGAGAGCAGCGCTAAAAGAGTTAGCTTCAGTGAATTCAATGGCTCACCAAAACCCCCAAGGAAAGGAATACT CAAGAACAGTTTCAATCGCAATGAGCGTCCTACCGTCCCCATCAGGAACCCACAGCTTTAtcttgatgatgacgatgatgatgaaccTTCTCCACTCAAGGAAATCATTAGGAGCAGGCGAGGAAAGTCACCTATCAAACCTGCTGCTAGAAGGATTGACGGCTTCCCAGGGAGAGAGATCTTTGAATTTGAGCTCTCAAAGTCACAGTCATCACTGG GACTCAGTCTAACAGGAGGAAAGGACTATAAGAACCAGCCCTATGTAAAGGTAGATAGGATATACCCAGGAGGTGCTGTTGCAGATGATGGTAATCTTACG TCTGGATGCGTCTTGGTTGGTGTTGATGGGATATCCTTACTGGATGTTAGTCATCAGCAGGCCATGGAGATCATCCGCTCAGCTTACAATGATAAGAGTAAGAAAACAATGCAGGTCGAGTTCATGGACGCTCTATAA